A genomic segment from Vespa crabro chromosome 25, iyVesCrab1.2, whole genome shotgun sequence encodes:
- the LOC124432367 gene encoding uncharacterized protein LOC124432367 isoform X1: METKPIPKPRSIIMAERPVPAPRKVPPVPVVLSSPSPASSSSSSSPARSKSPSESSQSSQKSDEIVKSNNNEGRNSNEFFRQLSTSSRQLKDEISEKMTLKGRAVISSTRNVSIRLEKSMKNLLTRRLLTSLNQEDIMHDSNVMRNTKKIGDDNNAIDDERCVSMPADDIFSSITFHSPFSGNLKSIRNEEDLSGLRYSPPPPVYPPPPLPVESSINDELNSFTSSSSSHYDTLSSTISEQVQRDFPDSNFNIFNFIQRQGSDSDQSLNLSDINVSLTGDSKSDIDRRLSRSDSWTFYDTTPPSNKSEVINELDRISSTEEETLEQAVNVNFTTFNASLISLENSIYDNNITSKSNKDEKLFESMLSDVKQGSSSGSNKSLLFEFDPFAKTTEENIYNNYESNDLMLLEALLLTNDSSSNPGSTVDLHEDNENEEPTELEEKRLEDSLIPPEPPKRFDSLPKNEYDEVEIGKNPALLPKLVQMTKKKQPAVPPRKTTVKVIPNVSSTTIESKMANTTGKIVVDDATSNSLVKTTYDDTRKVSVIQKLKKLSQDSTANVIKPNVISFVRSGSKLLSRNRDHEGSTDHNSKQIKMDRPKCNISQCNSTHRGIVYKTGVGIERAKDLIQRAAVLTGPKLSFYNDKSMSTLKETINLENVYSIHLLQDIKVVDGETVHCIAISSESKPHVYIFYAKGIAERRSWAQKILEAMTSVFPIKYTSDLTRAGWVYLKEGITGTWFSAWVLLQKRTLVYTNSLEPPILEYLDLRKARYIVLREQEGPNSDNEYVPVVVVDAGDSGALHIAAPGSKEASAWRHALYQAATNCGPALQQQQITHDNVPVILDKCINFISTHGIMSEGIYRRSGSSSAVIKLLEAFRRDAWAIQITRGSYTEHDVATVLRRFLRDLPESLFPASIHNLLCRCSELSNESERIQIYRNLLTTLDPITSATIRRILAHLHYLSQQSSRNLMTVENLSAVWGPTLMHAGENSAEDWNREETKVIGDLIHLFPKLYQLSHADLAKEAKILEVLEKHHVSNNGLRGAPSGDLKIWIYLLSKEGECINVSIGAQKTAFDVCRELSEKANLLAHELCLEEYALSGALKRPLHHNERVLETVARWGYWDPDDRKDNILILKKDRLYRDIVPLIKPPMTISGELKYADVKSKNFKNYLFEFSQAKLYCYKDKVCSTKLHEWKIEDIIWYIGHETKRNPQMGWTITFILRNKKPTRCKENPFFGNILAGTYKNEQYKWLAAMLFGEFQTNLRPSAINLMDI, from the exons atggaGACAAAACCGATACCAAAGCCGAGGTCAATTATAATGGCCGAACGTCCAGTACCGGCTCCAAGGAAAGTACCACCGGTACCTGTTGTTttatcatcaccatcaccggcatcatcgtcatcatcgtcatcgccGGCACGTAGTAAAAGTCCGAGCGAATCGAGCCAATCGAGTCAGAAAAGTGATGAGATTgttaaatctaataataacgagggaagaaattcgaatgaattttttcgacaattgaGTACCAGTTCACGTCAATTGAAGGATGAGATATCTGAGAAGATGACGTTAAAGGGACGCGCCGTTATATCGAGTACGAGGAACGTCAGTATACGCcttgaaaaatcaatgaagAATCTTTTGACACGGAGATTATTGACGTCCCTTAATCAGGAGGATATCATGCATGATTCTAATGTTATGAGgaatacgaaaaaaattgGGGACGATAATAATGCCATTGATGACGAAAGATGCGTATCAATGCCAGCCGATGATATATTTAGCAGTATTACCTTTCACAGTCCGTTCAGTGGTAATCTTAAAAGTATCAGAAACGAGGAAGATCTTTCCGGGCTACGATATAGTCCACCACCACCGGTATATCCGCCACCCCCGCTTCCTGTAGAATCATCTATCAACGacgaattaaattcatttacatCGAGCAGCAGCAGCCATTATGATACTCTTAGTTCTACCATCTCCGAACAAGTACAAAGAGATTTTCCAGATTCGAATTTCAATATCTTCAATTTTATTCAACGTCAG GGTAGCGATTCGGATCAAAGTTTAAATTTATCCGACATAAACGTGAGCTTAACTGGCGACAGCAAGTCCGACATCGATAGGAGATTGTCGAGATCAGATTCTTGGACATTTTATGACACAACGCCGCCGTCAAACAAATCCGAAGTTATTAATGAACTCGATAGGATATCCAGTACCGAGGAGGAAACGTTAGAACAGGCAGTGAACGTAAATTTTACAACATTTAACGCCAGTTTGATATCCTTAGAAAATtctatttatgataataatattacgtcGAAGAGTAATAAAGAtgagaaattatttgaatCGATGTTATCCGATGTAAAACAAGGGAGTAGCAGTGGTAGTAATAAATCTTTACTATTCGAATTCGATCCATTCGCAAAGACTACCGAggaaaacatttataataattacgagaGCAATGATTTGATGTTATTGGAAGCATTATTATTGACTAATGATTCCTCGAGTAATCCTGGAAGTACCGTAGATCTTCACGAAGATAACGAGAACGAGGAACCAACGGAATTGGAAGAGAAAAGGCTCGAGGACTCTTTGATACCACCAGAACCACCTAAGAGATTCGATTCTTTACCTAAGAACGAATACGACGAGGTTGAAATTG GAAAGAATCCAGCACTTTTACCAAAATTGGttcaaatgacaaaaaaaaagcaaccAGCTGTACCACCTAGAAAAACAACCGTCAAAGTAATTCCTAATGTATCATCAACGACCATAGAATCTAAAATGGCTAATACTACGGGGAAAATTGTCGTCGACGATGCCACGTCGAATTCTCTTGTTAAAACGACTTACGACGATACGAGGAAAGTCAGTGTAAttcaaaaattaaagaaattaagtcAAGATTCAACGGCCAACGTGATCAAACCGAACGTCATAAGTTTTGTTAGAAGTGGTAGTAAATTGTTATCGAGAAATCGTGATCACGAGGGATCTACCGATCATAATTCGAAGCAAATTAAAATGGATAGACCTAAGTGTAATATTTCTCAATGTAATTCGACTCATAGAGGTATTGTTTATAAAACTGGTGTTGGTATTGAAAGAGCTAAAGATTTGATTCAAAGGGCTGCCGTTTTGACTGGTccaaaattatctttttataatgaCAAAAGTATGTCAACCCTGAAGGAAACTATTAATCTTGAAAATGTTTATAGCATTCATCTCTTGCAAGATATTaa AGTAGTAGACGGTGAAACGGTACATTGCATAGCGATTAGCAGTGAATCTAAAccccatgtatatatattctatgcaAAGGGTATCGCGGAGAGAAGAAGTTGGGCTCAAAAAATTTTAGAAGCAATGACATCGGTTTTCCCTATAAAATACACATCCGATCTTACTAGAGCTGGTTGGGTTTACTTAAag GAGGGTATAACGGGTACATGGTTCTCAGCTTGGGTTCTTCTTCAAAAAAGAACATTGGTTTATACGAATTCATTGGAGCCTCCGATATTGGAATATTTAGATTTACGAAAGGCACGTTATatag taTTGAGAGAACAAGAAGGACCAAATTCGGATAATGAATATGTACCTGTAGTAGTGGTTGACGCTGGTGATTCCGGTGCATTGCATATAGCAGCACCTGGTTCAAAAGAAGCTTCAGCTTGGAGACATGCTTTGTATCAAGCCGCTACCAACTGTGGTCCGGcattacaacaacaacaaataaCGCATGACAATGTCCCTGTTATTCTCGACAAATGCATCAATTTTATCTCCACGCatg gTATAATGTCGGAAGGAATTTATCGTCGCAGCGGATCTAGTAGTGccgttattaaattattggaAGCCTTTAGAAGAGACGCATGGGCGATACAAATTACTCGAGGATCTTACACAGAACACGACGTTGCTACGGTTCTTCGAAGATTTCTTCGGGATTTACCGGAATCTTTATTTCCCGCCAGTATACATAATCTGCTTTGTCGATGCTCag AACTTAGCAATGAAAGTGAAAGAATACagatttatagaaatttattgacGACATTGGATCCTATAACATCAGCAACTATACGTCGAATACTTGCTCATTTACATTATCTTAGTCAACAAAGTTCAAGAAACTTGATGACCGTTGAGAATCTCTCAGCAGTTTGGGGACCTACATTAATGCACGCAGGAGAGAATAGTGCTGAGGATTGGAACAGGGAGGAGACAAAAGTGATTGGCGATTTGATACATTTATTtccaaaattatatcaattgtcTCACGCGGATCTCGCTAAGGAAGCTAAAATTTTAGAAGTTCTTGAGAAACATCATGTTTCTAATAATGGATTGCGCGGTGCACCGTCAGGCGATTTAAAAATTTGGATATATTTACTTTCGAAAGAAGGAGAATGCATTAACGTAtcg atcgGAGCGCAAAAGACGGCATTCGATGTATGTCGTGAATTGTCAGAAAAAGCTAATCTACTTGCTCATGAATTGTGTTTAGAAGAATATGCACTTTCGGGTGCATTGAAGAGACCACTTCATCATAACGAACGTGTATTAGAAACAGTTGCTAGATGGGGTTATTGGGATCCAGATGATAGGAAGgataatatcttaatattGAAGAAGGATAGATTATACAGAGATATTGTACcattg atcaaACCACCCATGACGATATCGGGCGAATTGAAATATGCAGACGTAAAGtcgaaaaattttaagaattatCTTTTCGAATTTAGTCAGGCTAAATTGTATTGTTACAAAGATAAAGTTTGTTCTACCAAATTGCACGAATGGAAAATTGAAGATATTATTTGGTATATAGGTCATGAGACCAAACGCAATCCACAAATGgg cTGGACTATTACgtttatattaagaaataaaaaaccaaCAAG atGCAAGGAAAATCCTTTCTTTGGTAATATTTTAGCTGGTACATATAAGAATGAACAATACAAATGGTTAGCTGCTATGCTTTTTGGAGAATTTCAAACCAACCTACGTCCATCTGCTATAAATTTAATGGACATATAA
- the LOC124432367 gene encoding uncharacterized protein LOC124432367 isoform X2, protein METKPIPKPRSIIMAERPVPAPRKVPPVPVVLSSPSPASSSSSSSPARSKSPSESSQSSQKSDEIVKSNNNEGRNSNEFFRQLSTSSRQLKDEISEKMTLKGRAVISSTRNVSIRLEKSMKNLLTRRLLTSLNQEDIMHDSNVMRNTKKIGDDNNAIDDERCVSMPADDIFSSITFHSPFSGNLKSIRNEEDLSGLRYSPPPPVYPPPPLPVESSINDELNSFTSSSSSHYDTLSSTISEQVQRDFPDSNFNIFNFIQRQGSDSDQSLNLSDINVSLTGDSKSDIDRRLSRSDSWTFYDTTPPSNKSEVINELDRISSTEEETLEQAVNVNFTTFNASLISLENSIYDNNITSKSNKDEKLFESMLSDVKQGSSSGSNKSLLFEFDPFAKTTEENIYNNYESNDLMLLEALLLTNDSSSNPGSTVDLHEDNENEEPTELEEKRLEDSLIPPEPPKRFDSLPKNEYDEVEIGKNPALLPKLVQMTKKKQPAVPPRKTTVKVIPNVSSTTIESKMANTTGKIVVDDATSNSLVKTTYDDTRKVSVIQKLKKLSQDSTANVIKPNVISFVRSGSKLLSRNRDHEGSTDHNSKQIKMDRPKCNISQCNSTHRGIVYKTGVGIERAKDLIQRAAVLTGPKLSFYNDKSMSTLKETINLENVYSIHLLQDIKVVDGETVHCIAISSESKPHVYIFYAKGIAERRSWAQKILEAMTSVFPIKYTSDLTRAGWVYLKEGITGTWFSAWVLLQKRTLVYTNSLEPPILEYLDLRKARYIVLREQEGPNSDNEYVPVVVVDAGDSGALHIAAPGSKEASAWRHALYQAATNCGPALQQQQITHDNVPVILDKCINFISTHGIMSEGIYRRSGSSSAVIKLLEAFRRDAWAIQITRGSYTEHDVATVLRRFLRDLPESLFPASIHNLLCRCSELSNESERIQIYRNLLTTLDPITSATIRRILAHLHYLSQQSSRNLMTVENLSAVWGPTLMHAGENSAEDWNREETKVIGDLIHLFPKLYQLSHADLAKEAKILEVLEKHHVSNNGLRGAPSGDLKIWIYLLSKEGECINVSFLFLDRSAKDGIRCMS, encoded by the exons atggaGACAAAACCGATACCAAAGCCGAGGTCAATTATAATGGCCGAACGTCCAGTACCGGCTCCAAGGAAAGTACCACCGGTACCTGTTGTTttatcatcaccatcaccggcatcatcgtcatcatcgtcatcgccGGCACGTAGTAAAAGTCCGAGCGAATCGAGCCAATCGAGTCAGAAAAGTGATGAGATTgttaaatctaataataacgagggaagaaattcgaatgaattttttcgacaattgaGTACCAGTTCACGTCAATTGAAGGATGAGATATCTGAGAAGATGACGTTAAAGGGACGCGCCGTTATATCGAGTACGAGGAACGTCAGTATACGCcttgaaaaatcaatgaagAATCTTTTGACACGGAGATTATTGACGTCCCTTAATCAGGAGGATATCATGCATGATTCTAATGTTATGAGgaatacgaaaaaaattgGGGACGATAATAATGCCATTGATGACGAAAGATGCGTATCAATGCCAGCCGATGATATATTTAGCAGTATTACCTTTCACAGTCCGTTCAGTGGTAATCTTAAAAGTATCAGAAACGAGGAAGATCTTTCCGGGCTACGATATAGTCCACCACCACCGGTATATCCGCCACCCCCGCTTCCTGTAGAATCATCTATCAACGacgaattaaattcatttacatCGAGCAGCAGCAGCCATTATGATACTCTTAGTTCTACCATCTCCGAACAAGTACAAAGAGATTTTCCAGATTCGAATTTCAATATCTTCAATTTTATTCAACGTCAG GGTAGCGATTCGGATCAAAGTTTAAATTTATCCGACATAAACGTGAGCTTAACTGGCGACAGCAAGTCCGACATCGATAGGAGATTGTCGAGATCAGATTCTTGGACATTTTATGACACAACGCCGCCGTCAAACAAATCCGAAGTTATTAATGAACTCGATAGGATATCCAGTACCGAGGAGGAAACGTTAGAACAGGCAGTGAACGTAAATTTTACAACATTTAACGCCAGTTTGATATCCTTAGAAAATtctatttatgataataatattacgtcGAAGAGTAATAAAGAtgagaaattatttgaatCGATGTTATCCGATGTAAAACAAGGGAGTAGCAGTGGTAGTAATAAATCTTTACTATTCGAATTCGATCCATTCGCAAAGACTACCGAggaaaacatttataataattacgagaGCAATGATTTGATGTTATTGGAAGCATTATTATTGACTAATGATTCCTCGAGTAATCCTGGAAGTACCGTAGATCTTCACGAAGATAACGAGAACGAGGAACCAACGGAATTGGAAGAGAAAAGGCTCGAGGACTCTTTGATACCACCAGAACCACCTAAGAGATTCGATTCTTTACCTAAGAACGAATACGACGAGGTTGAAATTG GAAAGAATCCAGCACTTTTACCAAAATTGGttcaaatgacaaaaaaaaagcaaccAGCTGTACCACCTAGAAAAACAACCGTCAAAGTAATTCCTAATGTATCATCAACGACCATAGAATCTAAAATGGCTAATACTACGGGGAAAATTGTCGTCGACGATGCCACGTCGAATTCTCTTGTTAAAACGACTTACGACGATACGAGGAAAGTCAGTGTAAttcaaaaattaaagaaattaagtcAAGATTCAACGGCCAACGTGATCAAACCGAACGTCATAAGTTTTGTTAGAAGTGGTAGTAAATTGTTATCGAGAAATCGTGATCACGAGGGATCTACCGATCATAATTCGAAGCAAATTAAAATGGATAGACCTAAGTGTAATATTTCTCAATGTAATTCGACTCATAGAGGTATTGTTTATAAAACTGGTGTTGGTATTGAAAGAGCTAAAGATTTGATTCAAAGGGCTGCCGTTTTGACTGGTccaaaattatctttttataatgaCAAAAGTATGTCAACCCTGAAGGAAACTATTAATCTTGAAAATGTTTATAGCATTCATCTCTTGCAAGATATTaa AGTAGTAGACGGTGAAACGGTACATTGCATAGCGATTAGCAGTGAATCTAAAccccatgtatatatattctatgcaAAGGGTATCGCGGAGAGAAGAAGTTGGGCTCAAAAAATTTTAGAAGCAATGACATCGGTTTTCCCTATAAAATACACATCCGATCTTACTAGAGCTGGTTGGGTTTACTTAAag GAGGGTATAACGGGTACATGGTTCTCAGCTTGGGTTCTTCTTCAAAAAAGAACATTGGTTTATACGAATTCATTGGAGCCTCCGATATTGGAATATTTAGATTTACGAAAGGCACGTTATatag taTTGAGAGAACAAGAAGGACCAAATTCGGATAATGAATATGTACCTGTAGTAGTGGTTGACGCTGGTGATTCCGGTGCATTGCATATAGCAGCACCTGGTTCAAAAGAAGCTTCAGCTTGGAGACATGCTTTGTATCAAGCCGCTACCAACTGTGGTCCGGcattacaacaacaacaaataaCGCATGACAATGTCCCTGTTATTCTCGACAAATGCATCAATTTTATCTCCACGCatg gTATAATGTCGGAAGGAATTTATCGTCGCAGCGGATCTAGTAGTGccgttattaaattattggaAGCCTTTAGAAGAGACGCATGGGCGATACAAATTACTCGAGGATCTTACACAGAACACGACGTTGCTACGGTTCTTCGAAGATTTCTTCGGGATTTACCGGAATCTTTATTTCCCGCCAGTATACATAATCTGCTTTGTCGATGCTCag AACTTAGCAATGAAAGTGAAAGAATACagatttatagaaatttattgacGACATTGGATCCTATAACATCAGCAACTATACGTCGAATACTTGCTCATTTACATTATCTTAGTCAACAAAGTTCAAGAAACTTGATGACCGTTGAGAATCTCTCAGCAGTTTGGGGACCTACATTAATGCACGCAGGAGAGAATAGTGCTGAGGATTGGAACAGGGAGGAGACAAAAGTGATTGGCGATTTGATACATTTATTtccaaaattatatcaattgtcTCACGCGGATCTCGCTAAGGAAGCTAAAATTTTAGAAGTTCTTGAGAAACATCATGTTTCTAATAATGGATTGCGCGGTGCACCGTCAGGCGATTTAAAAATTTGGATATATTTACTTTCGAAAGAAGGAGAATGCATTAACGTAtcg tttttatttttagatcgGAGCGCAAAAGACGGCATTCGATGTATGTCGTGA
- the LOC124432368 gene encoding pyrimidodiazepine synthase-like, whose amino-acid sequence MSSLHLGKGSTKPAEIEGQARLYSMKFCPYAHRIRLILSIKKIPHDIVNINLKNKPEWYLEIHPEGKVPAFVDADGKVIVDSTEIANYIDKKYPLPELYHEETKNRDLELLEHYSKIIDIFSNCIHGKDSRMLNEIVDELSNLLEEFEDELKMRDTDFYGGNEPKMLDILMWPWIERAKSLSLIYKQPLNVDKQKFPKIMKWITEMRAQQFVQENACSYEKFGRLINEMKSSDIDFDAI is encoded by the exons atgaGTTCATTACATCTTGGAAAGG gtTCTACTAAACCGGCAGAAATCGAAGGACAGGCAAGATTATATAGTATGAAATTTTGTCCATACGCTCATAGAATTCGTCTGATACtatccattaaaaaaattcctcATGATATCGTCAATATTAATCTAAAAAACAAACCGGAATGGTATTTAGAG attcATCCAGAAGGAAAAGTACCAGCATTTGTTGATGCAGATGGTAAAGTAATCGTTGATTCAACCGAAATTgcaaattatatagataaaaaatatcctCTACCAGAATTATATcatgaagaaacaaaaaatcgtGATTTAGAATTACTCGAACATTATTCCAag attatcgatattttttcaaattgtataCACGGTAAAGATTCAAGAATGTTGAATGAAATAGTAGATGAATTAAGTAATCTTTTGGAAGAATTTGAGGACGAATTAAAAATGCGCGACACAGATTTTTATGGAG gtAATGAACCTAAGATGTTGGATATTCTTATGTGGCCATGGATTGAAAGAGcaaaatcattatcattaatttataaacaacCTTTGAATGTTGATAAACAAAAGTTTCCAAAAATT ATGAAATGGATTACTGAAATGAGAGCGCAACAATTTGTACAAGAAAATGCATGCTCTTATGAAAAGTTTGGGCGACTTATCAACGAAATGAAATCTTCTGATATTGATTTCGATGCTATATAA